From a single Solanum dulcamara chromosome 4, daSolDulc1.2, whole genome shotgun sequence genomic region:
- the LOC129887388 gene encoding transcription factor bHLH148-like — MEPMVVEMSSTVISNPVTSSDRVISRRKKNKKSLRNRTQNINSNNSNSETPSNTTEWKTQAQQQVYSSKLLKALREVRISSPAATTPSVPVPKGGRAVREVADRVLAVTAKGRSRWSRAILTNRLKLKFMKKHAKRQKMAASCTSRLPRKPRVGILKLKTKNLPAFQKKARVLGRLVPGCRKQPLPVILDEATDYIAALEMQIRAMSALADLLSGASSSTTAPLDLLSSNRPPPS; from the coding sequence ATGGAACCAATGGTTGTAGAGATGTCTTCAACGGTGATCTCGAATCCTGTAACGTCCTCTGACAGAGTAATATCAAGgagaaaaaagaataagaaaagtttGAGAAATCGAACTCAAAACATTAACAGCAATAACAGTAACAGCGAAACTCCGAGTAATACTACTGAATGGAAAACACAAGCTCAACAGCAAGTTTACTCTTCAAAACTACTCAAAGCACTCCGTGAAGTGCGGATCAGTTCACCAGCGGCGACGACTCCATCGGTGCCGGTGCCAAAAGGCGGCCGAGCCGTACGCGAAGTTGCTGACAGAGTCCTTGCCGTTACTGCCAAAGGACGATCCAGGTGGAGCCGAGCTATACTTACGAACCGGCTCAAGCTCAAGTTCATGAAGAAACACGCTAAGCGGCAGAAAATGGCGGCTTCCTGTACCAGCCGGTTACCTAGGAAGCCGAGAGTGGGGATTTTGAAGCTGAAAACGAAGAATCTACCGGCTTTTCAGAAAAAGGCTCGAGTTTTGGGACGGCTTGTTCCTGGTTGCCGGAAACAACCGCTGCCGGTGATTCTAGATGAAGCTACTGATTACATAGCAGCTCTTGAGATGCAAATTCGAGCGATGAGCGCTCTAGCTGATCTCCTTTCTGGCGCTTCCTCTAGTACTACTGCTCCTCTTGATCTGCTCAGCTCGAACCGACCTCCCCCTAGTTGA